A single region of the Capra hircus breed San Clemente chromosome 14, ASM170441v1, whole genome shotgun sequence genome encodes:
- the ARC gene encoding activity-regulated cytoskeleton-associated protein — MELDHRTTGGLHAYPGPRGGPAAKPNVILQIGKCRAEMLEHVRRTHRHLLAEVSKQVERELKGLHRSVGKLESNLDGYVPTGDSQRWKKSIKACLSRCQETIANLERWVKREMHVWREVFYRLERWADRLESGGGKYPVGSDPARHTVSVGVGGPESYGQEADTYDYTVSPYAITSPPAAGQLPGQEEVEAQQYPPWEPGEDGQLSPGVDTQVFEDPREFLSHLEDYLRQVGGSEEYWLSQIQNHMNGPAKKWWEFKQGSVKNWVEFKKEFLQYSEGTLSREAIQRELDLPQKQGEPLDQFLWRKRDLYQTLYVDAEEEEIIQYVVGTLQPKLKRFLRPPLPKTLEQLIQKGMEVQDGLERAAEPASPHPPAEEEAEALTPALTNESVASDRTQPE, encoded by the coding sequence ATGGAGTTGGACCACAGGACGACCGGCGGCCTCCACGCCTACCCCGGGCCCCGCGGCGGGCCGGCCGCCAAGCCCAACGTGATCTTGCAGATCGGTAAGTGCCGCGCGGAGATGCTGGAGCACGTGCGGAGGACCCACCGGCACCTGCTCGCTGAAGTGTCCAAGCAGGTGGAGCGCGAGCTGAAGGGGCTGCACCGGTCCGTGGGCAAGCTGGAGAGCAACCTGGACGGGTACGTGCCCACCGGCGACTCGCAGCGCTGGAAGAAGTCCATCAAGGCCTGCCTGAGCCGCTGCCAGGAGACCATCGCCAACCTGGAGCGCTGGGTCAAGCGGGAGATGCACGTGTGGCGGGAGGTCTTCTACCGGCTGGAGCGGTGGGCCGACCGCCTGGAGTCCGGGGGCGGCAAGTACCCGGTGGGCAGCGACCCAGCACGCCACACCGTCTCCGTGGGCGTCGGGGGTCCCGAGAGCTACGGCCAGGAGGCGGACACCTATGATTACACTGTCAGCCCCTACGCCATCACCTCCCCGCCGGCCGCCGGCCAGCTGCCCGGGCAGGAGGAGGTGGAAGCCCAGCAGTACCCGCCCTGGGAGCCGGGGGAGGACGGGCAGCTGAGCCCCGGCGTGGACACACAGGTCTTTGAGGACCCGCGGGAGTTCCTCAGCCACCTGGAGGACTACCTGCGCCAGGTGGGCGGCTCCGAGGAGTACTGGCTGTCTCAGATCCAGAACCACATGAACGGGCCGGCCAAGAAATGGTGGGAGTTCAAGCAGGGCTCGGTGAAGAACTGGGTGGAGTTCAAGAAGGAGTTTCTGCAGTACAGCGAGGGCACGCTGTCCCGGGAGGCCATCCAGCGGGAGCTGGACCTGCCGCAGAAGCAGGGCGAGCCGCTCGACCAGTTCCTGTGGCGCAAGCGGGACCTGTACCAGACGCTGTACGTGGACGCCGAGGAGGAGGAGATCATCCAGTACGTGGTGGGCACCCTGCAGCCCAAGCTCAAGCGTTTCCTAAGGCCCCCGCTGCCCAAGACCCTGGAGCAGCTCATCCAGAAGGGCATGGAGGTGCAGGACGGCCTGGAGCGGGCGGCCGAGCCCGCCAGCCCGCACCCGCCCGCTGAGGAAGAGGCCGAGGCCCTCACTCCCGCCCTCACCAACGAGTCCGTAGCCAGCGACCGGACTCAGCCCGAGTAG